A genomic window from Arvicola amphibius chromosome 5, mArvAmp1.2, whole genome shotgun sequence includes:
- the Spry4 gene encoding protein sprouty homolog 4, with product MERPVPQSTVPLTPSSVMVQPLLDSRVPHSRLQHPLTILPIDQMKTSHVENDYIDNPSLASTLGPKRTRGGVPELAPTPARCDQDVTHHWISFSGRPSSVSSSSSTSSDQRLLDHMAPPPVAEQASPRAVRLQPKVVHCKPLDLKGPAAPPELDKHFLLCEACGKCKCKECAAPRTLPSCWVCNQECLCSAQTLVNYGTCMCLVQGIFYHCTNEDDEGSCADHPCSCSRSNCCARWSFMGALSLVLPCLLCYLPATGCVKLAQRGYDRLRRPGCRCKHTNSVICKAASGDTTKVSRSDKPF from the coding sequence ATGGAGCGCCCGGTCCCACAGAGTACTGTCCCTTTGACCCCCAGCTCCGTCATGGTGCAGCCTCTCCTTGACAGCCGAGTGCCCCACAGCCGGCTCCAGCACCCACTTACCATCTTACCAATCGACCAGATGAAGACCAGTCACGTGGAGAATGACTACATAGACAACCCTAGCCTGGCCTCCACCTTGGGTCCCAAGCGGACCCGGGGTGGGGTCCCAGAGCTGGCCCCTACGCCTGCCCGCTGTGACCAGGATGTCACTCACCACTGGATCTCCTTCAGTGGTCGACCCAGCTCtgtaagcagcagcagcagcacctccTCAGACCAGAGGCTCCTCGACCATATGGCTCCACCACCAGTAGCTGAGCAGGCTTCACCCAGGGCCGTGCGCCTCCAGCCCAAGGTGGTCCACTGTAAGCCGCTGGACCTCAAGGGCCCAGCAGCACCACCAGAGCTAGACAAGCACTTCTTGCTGTGTGAGGCCTGTGGGAAGTGTAAGTGCAAGGAATGTGCGGCCCCTCGGACGTTGCCCTCCTGCTGGGTCTGCAACCAGGAGTGCCTGTGCTCGGCCCAGACCCTGGTCAACTATGGTACATGTATGTGCTTGGTGCAAGGCATCTTCTACCACTGCACCAATGAGGATGATGAGGGCTCCTGCGCGGACCATCCCTGCTCCTGCTCCCGCTCCAACTGCTGCGCCCGCTGGTCCTTCATGGGTGCCCTCTCTCTGGTGCTGCCGTGTCTGCTGTGCTACCTGCCGGCCACAGGCTGTGTCAAGCTGGCCCAGCGCGGCTATGACCGTCTGAGACGCCCTGGTTGCCGCTGCAAGCACACGAACAGCGTCATCTGCAAGGCAGCCAGTGGCGACACCACCAAGGTCAGCAGGTCTGACAAGCCTTTCTGA